The Palaemon carinicauda isolate YSFRI2023 chromosome 7, ASM3689809v2, whole genome shotgun sequence DNA window AAATCAGTGTATTTGAAggcgaagctatcattaaaacactcaagagatagaaagcccctggatatgaagaAATGactgctgatatgatattggccgaaaacgaTGTTACCTCCAGAATACTTTCTATATTGCTTTGTAGAATGATGtctgaagaggcaaaaccttatgaatgggagctaGCTAGTAGCGTTGGTGAAACTGCCAAAAAGAAAGGAGATTTGACTAATTGCAATTTTTACAGACGTGTGACACTTAtgacagttgtcatgaaaatatatagtatgcttaatctacagaggctagagagaaagattgatgaaaagaagagagaTGAACAAGTGGAATTTAGAAAAGTTATAAGTTGCACGgactaaattttccttttaagcCATAGTGTACAGCAATATACGGAATATCTGAATCCACTGTTGATGAAATTTTGGGACTATGAAAAtgtctttgatagtgttcaccagcCAATATTTTTGGAGAGTGTTGCATTATAATGGAAttcgtcttaaatatgtaaatttgattaagtctattcatgagcatagtaagtgcaaagttaatatcagtggagtcctatcaaatgaatttccagtgaacagtagagtactccaaggaaatgtgttgtcacctatattgtttatcctcctcatcgattttgtaaaacatagaacagttagagatagtggaggagtattgaactggattagtaataggaaattagctgacctggagtatgctgatgacactgcccttattagaagaacaccacaatatttgaatacttgcttaccagaatgcatgaaaaatctcaggaggtttggctcaagataaatagaagaaaagcagagatgatgagaacggactatGGAATGGATGGTGGAATATCATTGGAGGCAGAAAGGATtcataaggtagaatcatttaaatatataggaactatgatctctaatgcagggtctttagaattgcagtttaatgaaaatttgaagaaagCCATCCAGACAATgcctaggataaaaaaaaaaaaaaaaaaaaaaaaaaactgggaatcaaatcgcctgaaattacaagtaaaaatcaggctatatatcagtatatagagatcagcgttactctatggacatgagtcgtagtataacaatgaaacaatatccaactgattttgtagatttgagaacaaggacctcagaaagatattgagttaaatggcaggacaggattagaaatatatcgatgagatagattactcgagtgccatatgtagatgagataatACTTTCGGTAAGAGGTTGGCCGCCTTCATGGCTCCGGACaaaatggtcttcccctttgctctTCCTTATCTTACCACACGATGCTGACTACTGGACCAATGTCCATTTTACTTTTGCTGAGGCTAAACTGAATAAGGATGCGGCCGACCACCAGTTTAATAAGAAGTTGCCCAGGATTCCCGAACACCTTAAGGCTGAGCCGGAGGCTAGAAAAGGTTTTCAGCGGCGATGTCACTGCAGGGCTTCATGGATATGATGAGCGAGAGTTTTACAGATGCCCCAGTCTTTTCCTTGTTGGCGAGGACTCATCTCgccacctttatgaaggacctttatgctttTTTTCAGGCCtgtagagcctgtagagagcatatacttgccacagctaccatccgccacgagccgaaacgtctcatcgactcaaccatctggggaaaagacctgtttcctcagAAGTTGGTGAAGGAGGTCACGGATAAGGGTGTCACAGAGAACAagagccttttccagaagtgggggatctcctTGATGAGGAAGTTCACCCCTGGGGGAGGCCCACAACCAAAGAGATCTCGTAAACCGACCTATCATCGGAGGTCGTATGCTCCTCCCCTTGCCGCTATCCCTCAGACTGTCTACACTGTGCCCCAGCAAGTGATGACACAGTACCCGGCCTTCAACCCTGTGTAAGGGCAAGGGTCGTCTTCCTTTCGATCTCCCAAGAAAGAAAAATGGGCTGAGGCCACCCtgacagaggaggcaagtccaTTGGTCGGGGACATCAAgacggaagaggaggaagaggttcACGTTCTCAACACAAACAATGAAGGTCTTCCGGTAGGGGGACAGCTGGACTTATTCAAGGACCGTTGGTCCTTCAGTCTTTGGGCATAGAGACATTTCCAAGggcttgggttggaagtggaaACAAAGGCCATCAAagctcaggagattcttccagaaaacaacacctTATCTGGAACATTATGTACAAGACCTACTTTGtgaaggttttagcttagctaataataataataataataataataataataataataataataataataataataataataataataataataataataattcatttccaTCGTACATTACTCAAAACAATAGCAGCAAATCTGTCCtactttattttcttcatttctacGTAAAACTTGTCTGTGTAAGACACCAGAAGTTAAGGTCACAGGCAATATTCTTGAAAGACGAAAAATACATTTTCGAATGTAAATAGGAGTATTctaggaaaagaatatatataagaattttatcTTTTAAGATAAATCTCGAAATTACAGctgatgaaatatatgaaataaaaatataaattaactcTGAGTAGTTTAAGGTATAGAGGTCAAAGAAGAGCTTAGTGCTTTCTGACACTATGCCACTCATAGAAATGTAAAATTTTTCAGGGAAGTATTTATGACAATAAAGTCAATTGGAGGAGAAGACTTCGTTGGAGAAAGAAATACAAGAATCAGAATCTTCTCCTGTGAGGCTCATAAGAAGAAATACTTGTCTTGATTGGTggattttatgcatatatttcctATGAAGAAAAGCTGAAACCATTAAAACATAGTTAAACAAGGATTTTCTCTtctattctttttctttccttttgggCATAATTTTTCTTCCTAAATAAATCTAGGTTAAAAACGTAAGATGTTATTAAGTATTTTTGAAATAGAGAAAATGACgaacaaaatacaatattaatagaaattatataataataaaaaaaaaacactgcatttCACTAATGAGATTTTTACTCGGTATCAGACATCTTCATAGTAGAagtctttttcctctattttttatttatttattttgctagGAATTCGGAAGTGTGCAGATCGTGATAAACGCGCGGTCAAAAGAATATGATTTAAAAGCAGATATCATTCTAAGGCATATTCTTTAATACACATCAATGGTCTTCGGCATATATCGCAAAGATCGTCTATCAGTGAAGGTAAAAAATAAAACCTCATCCATTTGCATAATGGATACAGGCTATATTATATAATCTATTtcaaataagggaaaaaaatgttAGGAATAGAAAATCTTACTCCCCACTACTTTAGTCATTGaacaaggaaactctctctctctctctctctctctctctctctctctctctctctctctctctctctctctcctctctctctctctctctctctctctctttttgtgcgtgtgtgtatgcatgtgtatatatatgggtaatatTACAAAATTCTTATGGCGTAAAATGCGTAATGAAGTTCGTAGATTTATTGGCtaactgttttttatttatttcttttctactttcggaaaataactgataataaaaaaattatatatatctttcactAATTGATCTGCATTAATTTTTTCTCTCACCCTGGTAGGTAATTGGCGCAACTAATTGGGATTACAATGTGATGAAAGTCAATTCTCCGAGTGTGTAACTTTGACGTCATTGCCACTGGCTTCTCTTCTTGGAAATATACTGTTATAACGGGAATTAGATAATTGTTGTGGAGTGGATGGAAACAGCAAAAACCAAAGTAAATACTCAGTATTTGTCAATAGCGTTAATGCAATAAAGTATCACAATAAGACCTGCATGACAGAGGTGAAGGTGAAAACGTAATATTTACACTCATCACTAAGATGGAAAGAAATTGGACGACCCTATATTAGGTAAACCGAACACTGATTTGCAATTGAGATGAAAGGGATGCCATCAATATGCAAATCGAATACAATGGTTTTACTCTATTCTGTATAGATTAACATATGATAGAGGAGTTGGATATCACATGTTATGGTAAACAAAAATGGGTTTACTTTTCTAAAGGTAGAAATCCATCCCTTGTTGCTTGTCAAAGAGGATTTATTTCGCAGTATCGAGGATTGAACTTGTGTCGGTGTATAATATTATACTGATACAAACATAAATGGTAACATCAACTGGGGGAATTTGAAGAAAAGTACTCTCTATTTGTAAAGTTTATTTTCCTATACAtgttatgattagttgaaaaggttctattttgcaaaatattttctaACAATAGCGATGGTATCtcttcctatgttttttttttctatctttctttttttttttttttttttttttttgcatatgtaaacgaAAACGCAGCATATTgacattatacatacatttattatcaacaatttataatttaaaaagtaaagatattttcaaatataatccagatgctttttttttctctagaaTGACGCTCAGCTCCTTTGTCTCATTATTGGACAATTATTTCACGAATAGAAAATTAGTagaagaaagttgaaaaaaaaaaataaataacatgtcCCCTGTTTAATCCAACTGTTGACACTGGAATAATCAGGAACGGAAGAAGGAAAATCATGTATAGAATAAAATGTAAGGAACACATCCTCAATTACAAAAAGTTGTGAGTCAATCACGTAACGAGAAAGAAGCAAAATTGGAAAGTTGGAAGATTTTCAAAGTGCTGGTTTCTGGAATTTATAATTAAAAGCTGTTTCAGTTTAGGGAAAAGGTTTAACGTTTTAAAGCCTTAATTGCTGCTTTTCCGAATTCCTGGTAATTTTGATAATTCAATTCTTTTGTGATTATATCATATCAATTAAGTATTTGCTACAATTAATTAAATACACCTTATAATACTTGATGTTTTCATTCACTTATGAAATCATGATGCTTAAAACATCATAAATCCAAACGAGATCAGTTATATTTCTCCTTACTAGACTGATAACCAAGATTATACTTAAATGTTTAAAATCCTGCTGATTTTTTAGATATGAGAACAaggcccccagaaggatattgggagttaaatggcaggacaatattaaaataaaactataaaagagattacccgagtgttttatgtggatgagatcatggtgaggggtagatgacaTGGTTTGAGCATGGTCTTAGCACTCCCCAaggtagattagttcaccaaactttcaacttggttcgacaaggcactagaagagttggaagaccctgggctacatggctgagaactatgaaacgtgaagtagaaggTGATGAATAGACACCTATTATTAATTTAAaggctcaacatagagacgactggtgaaatctaacatatgtcctttgcgtcaataggcgtaggagggaaaTGATCATTATTTAACTTCTAATAATTTCGATTACCGATACCTAAATGACCTAGCGCAATGGCTActaaattccttttcttttcaaccaGCATTTGGCAGAAGTTTGGTTCGTCGTTCCCATTCCTATTGAAGCTAAATAAAATTCCCGCTAAATTGGATACATTCTGgcggtaatgtatatatatatatatatatatattaccgccaGAATGTGTGtggggctgtgtgtgtgtgtgtgtgtgtgtgtgaatggtttTGTGTGTATTATCGTAGCACATTTCCCAAAATACAAGGGGAAAATAATAAGAGAATTTAACAAATTCAATTTGAAAGCAAGATAATTCTACAAAAACTGTTCAAGTTAAGTAAACAAGATAGaaccaataagaaaataaaatacccGCCGAGGAGTTGATTGAATGGAAACAACGTTAGAAATTTTCTCTAACAACAAGCGCTATATATATCTGGTAGAAAGAATTATTCTACTGTGTATCTAACGGGGAAATTTATAacgaatataaaattaactttTCCAGTGACTGTATAACAAtagataattttcattattatagctctctctctctctctctctctctctctctctctctctctctctctctccataggatTTTGAGTAATGAAATCTTGACGTTTCTTATTATTGACTAATTTGAATGAAGTATTAAGAAATAGATATATCACGGAATTCCTACAGAAAATCACATAAAAGCTTAACGATTACCCTACAAAATCCTTCATTTTATATAATAATAGAGAATTTATCCCGTATTATTGCTATTGATATTAATAACACTAACAAAACGTACCAATCAGTATGTTGGAACATGATTTCCCTTTGTGAGCTAAGTAGGAGCTGATATAGAAACTGaggatattttcaaaataaacgaCATGATATAATCTACgccattacaaaaaagaaaaaaaatattaaacgtgTAACGAGGATAAAACTCAATGATAAAACATTGCTACGACATCATAATTTTCTAATTAATATCTATACCATAACTTAATTCCATAGGATTTAGAACAGAGTAATTCATATGTGGATCCTCATTTCTGAAGACCTAACATGTCTACTGTCATTAACGGGGTGTCATAATCAGTCATCAGGGATACTAAGGGCATTTCATGATGAACGATCCACATCAAGATATGGGTGTCCTTCATTGGCCAAAATATTGACAAATCTTCACTAATAGGGTTCCTCCAACTAATTAACTACAGTCTAAAGGAACTTAATTTTGCTTCAGCCAATTCTATGATATTCCATACGTtttcaacatacattatatatatttcccCATAAGAAAGTCTAACTAGAATCCccaagaaaaaatattattgaatattttgTGGTAAATACTCAATATAAAAATTGTCTTTTCCATAAAACTACAATATTTACTTATCATGAATAATGAGGAGTCAATTGGTATCATATTGGCCTTTGCACGATCGTATCTTCTGAAATGACTCGTAGGTAATATTCATCCAAATTTAAAGtatatgatatgaataaaaaaggTTACTTCTTCTTGTTTAGCcctaggaaaaaaaaatcctaactgtGTCAAGTGAGCTGAGTATGCAAGTGTATGTAAATGTCTTTTTtgttatgtaaataaaaaataaagacattaaaaGAGAGGCTCTTCCGTGGTGATGttttcgaatatattttgcaggCTGCTAAAACCGCACGTAAGTGTAAAAAACACcctagatatgagagaaaggaagTAAGATAATTCTACAACCTTTTTAGTCCTTTGATATACAACTTCCAATTATACCCGGAAAATTGAGGTGCGGTAAAAATTAACATGAgattctcctctctttctcttttttcatgtTTTGTTCGTCTATCACCTACACACAAAAGCAgagacacaaatatacacacatacacaaatatatatatatatatatatatatatttatatatatatatatatatatatttatatatacatatatatatatatatatgtatatatatatatatatatatatacatatatatatatatatatatttatatatatatatatatatatatacatacagtatatatatatatatatatatacactgtatatatatatatatataaataaatatatatatatatatatatatatttatatatatatatatatatatatatttttatatatatatatgtatatatatatatatatatatatgtaatatatatatatatatatatatttatttatatatatatttatataaaatatatatatatatatatatatactgaatatatatatatatatatatattagttagttatataatatatatatgtacgtatggatatatatgagttatatatatatatatatatatgtatatatatatatatatatatatgtatgtatgtacatatgcaaatatatatatttatataaataagcatacgtacatacatatattatataagtaaaatatatatatatatatatatatacatatatatatatatatttatgtgtgtgtgtgtgtgtgtatatatatatatatatatatatatgtatatatatatatatatatacagtacatatatacatatatatgtatatatatatatatatatatacatatatatatatatatatatataaatatatatatatatatatatatatgtataaatatatatatatatatatacatacatatgtatatatatacatatatatatatatatatatatgtatatatatatatacatatatatatatatatatatgtagtatacatacacacacacacacatatatatatatatatatatatgtatatatagatagatagatagatagatagaaaaataagtagaaaagtagatgtgcatgtacagtatattaataatatatatatatatatttatatatatttatttatatagatatatatatatatatatatacacatatatatatatatatatatatatatgtatatatatgcatatatatatacatatatatatatatatatatgtatatatatatgtacatatatgtatatatatatgtgtaacatatatatatatatatatatatacaaagagagatagatagataaatagatagatagaccagatggatagatagaaagatagaaaggtaagtagatacatatatgtatatatatatatatatatatatataaataaata harbors:
- the LOC137644262 gene encoding uncharacterized protein; its protein translation is MTADMILAENDVTSRILSILLCRMMSEEAKPYEWELASSVGETAKKKGDLTNCNFYRRVTLMTVVMKIYSMLNLQRLERKIDEKKRDEQVEFRKVISCTD